A region from the Enoplosus armatus isolate fEnoArm2 chromosome 24, fEnoArm2.hap1, whole genome shotgun sequence genome encodes:
- the LOC139306444 gene encoding required for drug-induced death protein 1-like — MGAQEQEEDAAPSTEKKQQKTSKEVFFSVLPDRYEPLIEEEEEEERGETPEERRKRKEEKKRKKKKKYKKYRKNVRKALCFSWRCLMAGLQSMASTYSTPLSAMSTVVTEVHRSNTSKA, encoded by the exons atgggagcgcaggaacaggaggaggacgCGGCTCCTTCGACGGAGAAGAAGCAACAGAAAACCTCCAAAGAAGTTTTTTTCTCCGTCCTGCCGGATAGATACGAACCTCTGatcgaagaggaggaggaggaggagagaggggagacaccagaggagaggaggaagaggaaggaggagaagaagaggaagaagaagaagaagtacaAGAAGTACAGGAAG AACGTCAGGAAGGCGCTGTGCTTCAGCTGGCGCTGTCTGATGGCTGGTCTACAGAGCATGGCCTCTACTTACTCCACACCCCTCTCAGCTATGTCCACGGTGGTGACGGAGGTCCACCGATCCAACACCagcaaagcatga
- the LOC139306913 gene encoding mitotic deacetylase-associated SANT domain protein-like encodes MVRSSVVSGGGTSPESALHVLSECRGDFLLTVEKLLSTPETSNSNNHTAPQYPSVSWSAAERRLLVKSLQLHQKDFSRIQKAVQTKSLSQCVEFYYLWKKKLSLSTRTPAGLTVTLPDTNGQRSSPSHDAS; translated from the exons ATGGTTCGCTCCAGTGTGGTGTCAGGGGGCGGGACCAGCCCAGAGTCGGCTCTCCATGTCCTATCAGAGTGCCGAGGAGACTTCCTG CTGACGGTGGAGAAGCTGCTGTCAACTCCTGAAAcctccaacagcaacaaccacaCAGCTCCACAGTatccaa GTGTCAGTTGGAGcgcagcagagaggaggctgcTGGTTAAATCCCTGCAGCTCCATCAGAAGGACTTCAGCAGAATCCAGAAAGCC GTTCAGACCAAGTCCCTCTCTCAGTGTGTGGAGTTTTATTATCTGTGGAAGAAGAAGCTGAGTCTGAGCACGAGGACCCCGGCTGGGCTGACCGTCACTCTGCCCGATACAAAT GGTCAAAGGTCGTCACCATCTCATGATGCATCATGA